One region of Chryseobacterium sp. C-71 genomic DNA includes:
- a CDS encoding L-threonylcarbamoyladenylate synthase: MENIINILKSGGTILYPTDTIWGIGCDATNIDAINKIFEIKKREKNKSMIILVENEKRLQDLVDVPEMAWEIMDLSEKPVTLVYQNPKGLPKELLAEDGSIGIRLVKNDFCKKLITKLNKPLVSTSANFSGDKSPLKFSDISKEIIDLVDFAVEEDREKVSQYSGSSVIKIWSDNRIKVLRE, translated from the coding sequence ATGGAAAACATCATCAACATATTAAAATCTGGCGGCACAATTTTATACCCAACAGACACCATCTGGGGAATCGGTTGCGACGCAACAAACATAGACGCCATCAATAAAATTTTCGAGATCAAGAAGCGCGAAAAAAATAAATCGATGATTATTTTGGTAGAAAATGAGAAGCGATTACAAGATTTGGTTGACGTTCCGGAAATGGCTTGGGAAATTATGGATTTAAGCGAAAAACCTGTAACATTGGTTTATCAGAATCCCAAAGGTTTACCGAAGGAATTGTTGGCAGAAGACGGAAGCATCGGAATTCGTCTCGTGAAAAATGATTTTTGTAAAAAACTGATTACAAAATTGAACAAACCTTTAGTTTCAACTTCAGCTAATTTCAGTGGTGATAAAAGTCCGTTGAAGTTTTCGGATATATCAAAAGAAATCATTGATTTAGTAGATTTTGCGGTGGAAGAAGACAGAGAAAAAGTGTCACAATATTCAGGCTCTTCAGTGATCAAAATCTGGAGTGATAACAGAATAAAGGTTTTAAGAGAATAG
- a CDS encoding GIY-YIG nuclease family protein, whose translation MKAGFIYIMTNKNNIVLYTGVTSNLPKRVQEHKEKFHELSFTSKYNLNKLVYWESFQEIGDAIFREKQIKAGSRQKKINLINSINPEWRDLTEDIKDIMSPF comes from the coding sequence ATGAAAGCCGGATTTATCTACATCATGACCAATAAAAATAATATTGTTCTTTACACAGGTGTGACATCAAACTTACCAAAAAGAGTTCAAGAACATAAAGAAAAATTTCATGAATTGAGCTTCACTTCAAAATACAATCTTAATAAATTGGTTTATTGGGAATCTTTTCAAGAAATCGGCGACGCGATTTTTAGAGAAAAACAAATTAAGGCAGGCTCAAGACAGAAAAAAATAAATTTAATAAATTCAATTAATCCTGAATGGAGAGATTTGACTGAAGACATTAAGGATATTATGAGTCCTTTTTGA
- a CDS encoding DinB family protein, producing the protein MTDFEKYIQRYLDLIPSENWLEELKKVGEKTVSLYSYLTEEQSNYAYAEGKWSLKEVLLHLSDTERIFQYRILAFARGEKSELPGFDEEGYAANSFANERGLESLLEEYQLVRNSSQILLETLNPSVLSNIGTANGNKISVETICKLIVGHNIHHFNVVEERYLPKL; encoded by the coding sequence ATGACAGATTTCGAAAAATACATCCAGAGATATTTAGATTTAATTCCATCTGAAAATTGGTTGGAGGAATTAAAAAAAGTTGGTGAGAAAACGGTTTCTCTGTACTCTTATTTAACAGAAGAACAATCAAACTACGCTTATGCAGAAGGAAAATGGAGTTTAAAAGAAGTTTTGCTTCATCTATCGGATACCGAAAGAATTTTTCAGTACAGAATTTTAGCTTTTGCGAGAGGTGAAAAATCTGAATTGCCAGGCTTTGATGAAGAAGGTTACGCTGCCAATTCTTTCGCCAACGAGAGAGGTTTAGAATCTCTGCTGGAAGAATATCAATTAGTAAGAAATTCTTCTCAGATTTTATTGGAAACATTGAATCCTTCAGTTTTAAGTAACATCGGAACTGCTAATGGAAACAAAATTTCTGTGGAAACGATTTGTAAACTGATTGTTGGGCATAATATTCATCATTTTAATGTGGTGGAAGAGAGATATTTGCCAAAGTTGTAA